In the Haemorhous mexicanus isolate bHaeMex1 chromosome 16, bHaeMex1.pri, whole genome shotgun sequence genome, GAGAAGGCCAAGCCAGTCAAACAGTCAAGAcctgttccatgttccctgggttccatggggccccacagtatcacaatggtctccttggttccatgaatcCCTGTAGTGTGACAATATTCTCCTTGTCACAATGTTCCCCTTGCTTCTGTAGAGTCACAATGGATCTTTGCTTCCATGAGGtcttgcaatgtcacaatggctccttggttctATGGCCCCACATCTTCATCcttgacccttggttccatTGGGTCCCTGAGTTTCACAACTGtctccttgattccatgaggcaccagagtgtcacaatggtctctgattccatgaggttccatagTGTCACTATGGTGTCCTTGGATCTGCATTGCCtccatggccccttggttccatgagttctgtactgtcagcaatGGATTCTTTGTTCCAAGGGGGCCTTGATGTGTCCCAAGGGCTCCTTGGTTCCGTGACATTCCAAAGTGTCATGTACGGAAAATCACACAATGGAAAGCCAGTGTccataaaggagacagaggagtcctgtaactttattccaataaagggaAAGGGTCCACCAGGGCACACACCCACGGGGTTTTCTCTCTCGAGGTTCCAGagggtgcagcctccttttatccaaaCTCCTGGCCACATGTTGCCTTCTTCCTGTCCCCATTGGCCGAGGTACTGGGAAGGTTCAGCCTTCCCAAACCATTTgtcacattttcccctcttgaaCCTGTCATTTTACCCCAAAGTTCATAAACTCAAGCTCGTGCAGACCCACGTGTCTGTTTCAGGAGCCaagctgtctgggctctgtAATAAAGTTAATGGAGACATTAAGACCATTTCAAAGATGTTAACACCAAAACCTTCACCCATCGAACTGTCTGTAAAGAATCTTCCCTATCAGTCACAATGGACTCCTCatttccatggggccccactCTGTCACAAGggccccttggctccatgaggttccccagtgtcaccctggtgtccttggatccgcattgtcacaactgacccacagttccatgagggtccccagtgtcaccatggtcgcTGTCTGAGGCTGGATGAGATCAATGTCCTCTGACACCTTGGGATGAGCTGTCAGTCAgtcacacagtggggacagcgctgagccagccctgactTCCTGAGCGATCACAAATCCCTCCTGGGGGGAGCCCCACAAAGGCCCAGGggcttaaaaacacagagcacaaggtCAGCCCCTGGTATGgaccctgccttctcctggggtttgggtCTCACCCACACTGGAACCCCAGGAACTTGGAGCCATATGCGTGTCCTTCTAgagcttctgtctttctgtctctctctttcctctccttctaatGCTCTTTCTATGGAACATTTTTGGGTACCTCAACAACCTAATTGTTTAAAGGTTTCCAGGTTCAATGGGCCAAGTTAATGAAGTTCCTGCTATGATAAGTGTTTTATGTTGAATTGGATGTGACATTGAATCcttttccaaagtttcttggatttttgtactttgccagtaaaattttttgtcattttgacttcttgagaatatctggttggtgtttcttcttgtgaaatacaaagctgtgtttcgtgTCAGGTACTTAGAGGCAACgtgtgtatttgtgattgtgATATGTGTGGAGGCCGACAATGGGACAGTTGCGAATTTTAAtaataactgaggaaagtaaagcatggaagaaggcctttgaacctctcttttctttgcaattaaccttggttaatttaggagcatttgaattaaagcgTTAACgatgttgctttttgcttgtagtcaggccttaaagagtgctgcaaaaataacccttttgaagtataattttagaatattgcttgtatCCTTGAAACTAGAGTTTTGGAATCtatataaaggaaatatgcttatctcacgccttaacaaaacagagaaaaacagcttgagaaaggaagatgaacatCATCTCAAGGATTTATAATTttgaccaagggaagctggacatcactgttatgagatttatagtcattgtaattaaaaaggtggagccacatctggggagctggacttCACCAGATGGGATTCGTCTTTATTCTTGTGGAAACCAGGACCAGTATTTTGGAAACTACTACTACTTTCTGGGGGCTACTCTTTTTTGGGATgcatcctgagaaaaactaagtcacaatagtgtatagaattgtgatgtaaaaattggaaaatagaaactgctgatgagaaaaaattggaatagaaactgctgagaaagcttatgagtacccctataaatacctgtaagccccaaTTATAGGTGTACAGTTGGAGGGAAACTGCCCCCACTGTACCCAGCACTGTGTTGCTCATTCTTTTACCACaattattaataaattgattgctgcttgaatattggcatagtcaagcttcttatttataacagATTTGGTGCATTGGCTGGGAATTTCCAAATCCATTGAGGGAGACTCCTGATCTCAGGGAGGCGCCCCACCTTGGAGGCTTCTGCCTCAGGTGGCCCTGAGTGACTGGGGAATCtctcagggaagaggaaatccTTAAGGTAATTTATGAGCAAAGAATTTTGAGCTCCCGGAGTAGACTGCAGTAAATTCAACTGTAATAACTCGTGTACGAAGACCCAGGCgagaaaaggaggctgtaaGTATCGCTTGGTTAGGTGGGAAAAGAACGGGTGTAGGTGTGTAAGAGTGTGAGTGGTGTGTGTGAGACATGACCCAGTCACAAAGCGATCGTGGAGTTCTTCTAACCTCGGTTTCGTCTCCCTGTGAGGGGAATGGCAGGTGAAGGAACAAAGCGAGTGAAGTAGGATTTCCTGTATATAAAAGGTTGAGGGCGAGAAGAAATAATAGTTAAgggggatttatttttcttaggaaTTGGAGGCGGGTAGCGGTACTGGTAGAAGGGACTTTTTATCAGAAAAATCCTTGACAAAAAGGGACCAAGGTCTGAACAAGTGTGGTTGAGGCGAGTGAGGGAACACCTGTTAGGATAAAATGGGTAAATGCCAAAGCAAAAACCCAAGAGCTGGTATACACCAGCAAGAAAATAGAGGTACTGAAGGTACTGGAAAAAGAGGGAGCATTTTACCAGAGAtaccccaggacagcccccttGGGATAATGTTAAAATTGTGGAATAAATGTGaaaccaggagaggaaaaagcaaagagaataTAATACAGTATTGTATGGTAGAATGGACTAAGGAAATGATGTGACCTGATAATTTATATTGGCCAAATGTATGGGTCATCTGAAGGGTGGATCTGTCAGGCCTTGAATGCCTGTGTAAATAAAAAGGACCTTATTAACCAAGAAGAAAGCGATAATGCAGCTTTATGTCATGGGTCCTGGCCTACTCCCCTGTATGCATTTAaaactaaaaaggaaaagaatcagTGAGACCCCTTAGATAACCTTCAGCCCCCTTCTCTACCacagccagctgctctgccagaggtgCCTCATCCAGTACCCAATCCACCCcttgcacctaatcctgcaccccCTGCACCTAATCCAGCACCCtttgcacctaatcctgcaccctttgcacctaatcctgcaccccTTGCACCTAATCCAGCACCCtttgcacctaatcctgcaccccttgcacctaatcctgccccctttgcacctaatcctgcaccccttgcacctaatcctgcaccccttgcacctaatcctgccccctttgcacctaatcctgcaccctttgcacctaatcctgcaccccttgcacctaatcctgcaccctttgcacctaatcctgcaccccTTGCACCACAAGCTCCGATGGCTCCACTCCCGGTACCAGATTCACCACCAGCACACAGAACTAGGAGCCAGGAAAAGGCACGAGCAGAAAGCAGTGGGGATAGCAATAAAGAAGTGAAGGGGGGCACTTGTACCCATTAAGGGAAGTACCATTAGTAGGAAATCAAGGGAGACCAGTCATTGGGTATGTGTCAGCCCCCCTGAGCACTGGGGATGTgagagcttttaaaaaaaaggggagggttACTTGAAGATCTGCTGGGGGTGTCTGAAAGGTTAGATCAGTTCCTAGGACCCAGCATTTACACCTGGAGCTAGACTCCACAGATGGGATTCGTCTTTATTCTTGCAGAAACCAGGACCAGTATTTTGGAAACTATTACTACCATCTGGAGGTTACTCCTTTTTGGGATgcatcctgagaaaaactaaatcacaatAGTGAATAGAATTGTGAtataaaaactggaaaataaaagctgctgatgagtaaaaattggaatagaaaatgctgagaaagcttatgagtacccctataaatacctgtaagccccagCTATCGGtgtgcagttggagggaaaaTTTCCCCTGCTGTACCCAGGACTGTGTTGCTCATAGtttaccatattaattaataaattgattgctacttgaatattggcatagtcaagcttcttatttgCAAcaaaaggctgcccagggagtgctgagagcagatccttgaggccaggagtgcagggagcccaaggctctgggcagggaactgcaatgctgagcaaggcctggctcagctgcaggaagcagaaaggccaagccctgagcccagcctgggccagcagggcctgtccctcacggctggctcggggctctctgtggggcagggggatgtgaggggcagcaaggacaaacgccatccacctgcagcccctgccagcctccccaGGAGGCCGAGGGAGAACCaaagtgcagcccctgccaggaaaGTTCCTCCTGTGGGGCCTCCGGAGGCGCTGCCCGAGCCCAGGGCACAAAGGCCTGGGTGCCtgtggccctgccagccctgcccagcccttggccatctgtcctgcaggctgtgccccctgggcgtgctgctcctctgccctggccgGCTGCACTCGCCCATCTCGCTGTGCCCCAGCATTTCTCACCCAGCGTTTCTgggccctccctgggctccctgcacccagcGCTGCCggctcctggcacacagagcccGGCCATGGCCCAGCCTCAcgctgggacacctccagcaccaacattctgccctgggagggacttttctttctcctcagctccaggctgagccttcCAAGCTGCACTTGGGGGAGGTTTCCTGCAATTCCCATTGccaaggaaagctctgtctcctgctggtCACAAACagagaagggctggagggagatgtGGTGGTCAGAGGCTGTTTGGGGCACAGTGACCATGAAATTATTGAGTTTTTAAACATTCTGTGAAGGGAGGACATCAACAAGTCTTCTGCAATGGACTTCTAAGAGGAGAGTTTGGCCTATTTGCAGATTTGGCAAGTGCCAAATCAGGTAATGATTTATTAAAGGGAATCAGCACCTCAAACAAAGGATACCAGGAAGGATGGACACCcttcaagaaagaaattttgaaggAGCAGCAACAGCCTGTTCCTCTGTGCCCAAAAGTGACCtaggaaggaaaacaactgGTCTGGCAAGGCATGAAGGTTTTTCCAGGAACTCAGGGGAAAAATTAGGGTGCATGACCTTTGGACAGAGGGGCAGGAAACTCAGGACATGTTTAAGAATGTTATTAGgtcatgcagaaagaaaattagagaGGTGAAAGCTCAATTAGGATTTAACCTGGCCACTTCTTTGAAGGATAATAAAAatgatttaataaataaattaatggcAAAAGGAGTGGAAAGGAGAACCTCCATTCCTTATTGGGGGGGATATGGTTCCTCAAAGAcgaggaaaaggctgaggtactGAACCCCTTCTTAGCTTCACTTTTCAAGAGGAAGTCAAGTTGTCTTGACTTACCTGAGCTGTAgatggcacagggagcagaacagcCCCCCTGTaatccaggaggaagcagctggtGACCTGCTGAAGCACTCCAATGCTCACAGGTGTCTCTGGGAtcagatgggatccatcccagggggatgagggagctggtggatgagctccccaagctgctctccatcatttactATCAGTCCTGGCTCAGCAGGGAGGTCCCAGAGGACTGGAGGTGCCAATGTGAGCCCCTCCCCAAGAAGGGCTggaaagaggagctggggagctccaggcctgtcagcctgacctgggTGCCTGGCAAGGTTATGGAACAGATCaccctgagtgccatcccaggGCACCCACAGGATAGCCGAGGGATCAGAGCCAGCCAGCGTGGATTTCAATATCTGCATTGATGATCTGCATGAGGGGACTGAGTCCAGCATCAGCAAATCTGCAGATTACACCAAGCTGGGTGtgagtgtggatctgctggaaggtaggagggctctgcagagagacctggacaggctggatccagggcCCAAATCCAACAAGGTGAGGTTGAACAAGACCAAGGGCtgagtcctgcactttggccacaacaacccctgcagtgctacaggctggggacagagtggctggacagtgaCCAGGCAGAAAGGGGCCTGGGGGTACTGATGGAaagcaggctggacatgagccagcagtgtgcccaggtgggcaaggAGGCCAATGGTACCTGGcttggatcaggaatggtgtggccagcaggagcggagctgctgtgctgcccctaACCTGCCCCCAgttctgcacacagacattgctgctgcagctccatagAAGGCAACAAAAGTGGGATCTCCAGTGGAAACTCTGCTGGGAGATCCTTTAGCTCATTTAAAgacactgagagcacagctccTCACTGACTCAGTCTGTGGCCACAGTAAAGgtggagagaaacaaaatgagaaatggcagAAACAGTGGCATTTCATTGTGGACAAtattaaaaaactaaaacaaaggaaTGAAAAGAACAAACCATCAAACCCAAGTACTATCAAAGATGACTTTTATTACAAGTGACTTCCAGAAACTAGCAAGCAGCTTGATGTTTGTGAAACCATCCAGTCATCAATGTCCgcactgcagccttgagctcctggttcctcaggctgtagatgagggggttcagggctggaggcaccaccgagtacagaactgacagggccagatccagggatggggaggagatggaggggggCTTCAGGTGAGCAAACATGAtagtgctgaggaacagggagaccacggccaggtgagggaggcaggtggaaaaggctttgtgccgtccctgctcagaggggatcctcagcacggccctgaagatctgcacataggagaaaacaatgaacacaaaacaaccaaaagcTATACAGACAGTGAAAACAGAAACCTTAAGTTCCCTGAGGTaggatttggagcaggagagcttgaggatgtgtgggatttcacagaagaactggcccagggcattgccatggcacaggggcaggggaaaTGTATTGGCcgtgtgcagcagagcattgagaaaggcactggcccaggcagctgctgccgtgtgggcacaagctctgctgcccaggagggtcccgtagtgcaggggtttgcagatggacacgtagcggtcgtagcacatgatggtcagcagggaaaactctgctgaaatgaaaaaggcaaacagaaacacctgtgcagcacatcctgagtaggagatggtcctggtgtcccagagggaattgtgcatggctttggggacagtggtgcagatggagcccaggtcactgagggccaggttgagcaggaagaagaacatgggcgtgtgcaggtggtggccgcaggctacggcgctgatgatgaggccgttgcccaggagggcagccagggagatgcccagcaagaggcagaagtgcaggagctgcagctgccgcgtgtctgccagtgccagcaggaggaagtggctgatggagctgctgttggacatttctTCACTCTGGGCATGGTGGACTGTTGAAAGAAGACATTGACAAAGTGCGACCAATTTCTTTGAGTCAATCCTATGTATTTTATGTGGAATCTCAGCAAAATCACTTCTCTTCCTGTGAGTGAAATTTTGCTAGACTCTTTTTGATTTTGAGTTTGTGCTGCTGAGGCCCTGCCTCATCTTTACCAATTCTCACAGCCTGAACACTGGGGAGGCCTGAGGGAAAACAGATCTCTCTGTGCCCCAATGCAGTTGATGCTAGTCCCAACACAGGAGCCCTTTGAATATTACAATTCCTCTGTTTCATGGTGCCAGCACTTAaacatttcttgaaaaataaagcagacaTTCTGAACTCTAcggtttaaaaataattttctccaaacccttctctctttccctgtgcagctggacAGGAAGGAATACAAAGGGTTGGTCTggttctctgctgcctggagttGAGCCTACTGGGCACTCTCTATCCAAGCCTTgttcctgccagtgctgccagagcccagcccagccctgggggctcagctctgccctgcagacccctcccagcacagggcactgcccaggggcatctccctggcagcagggccttAAAGGCAGGGCAGACAAACAGACATGCTGCAagccaaggtgctgctgctgctgtctgtagggagaggaggctgaggaggcaCTTTCTGAGGGAGATCTGGGGCACATCTGCTAATGCCCAGGGTGACAGTGCAGGAGTCTCAGTGACACAGCCAAAGCTGAcagcccctttcccttccctttagGAGAAaggtgagagcagccctggccatgcAGCACCATCTCCACAGCAGGAGGAATCTGCCCTGATGGGGGTCGCTCCTTCCACCTCCAACTTCTCCCCTGCACCATCCAtggggagctgccaggcaggctgagagctgcccctggcaggtggcacatgccctgggctggccaagagccctgagggctgcaggacctgctctgcaggacagccttgggcagccctggctgcagccccagcttcaccccctgcagccatccctggcagcaggagccgtCCTGCCCAGTCCCTctgacagtgcccagggcagccctgctctgcagcacatcctcccccaaagcagaaacagcagcagagccatcctTACAGTCACATCAGTCCTGTCCTGGGTCAGCTTCAGGagatccctgcagccagagactGTGTCAGAAGTGCTGAAgatttctccatgaatgagctcagaattgtccttccagctgctttgagCCTCTGTCTGCTTCACTGCTGACAGGTACTtgcaggcagtgccctcagccctgctggtctgggagaggagctggtcctcaggagaaatgtctttttgaagctcttcttgttttcccaCGAGCtatctctgtgccaggagcctggcccagctcagcagcacagacagagcacAAGGACTTCAATGACCCTCTCTaattttttggtgttgtttacaTAAGACTCAGTCCCTGAGGGAGTCTTCAAAAAACTTCTCAACAACTCAAATTTAAAGTCCAAAGTTTCGTTAAGTTTAATAAGTCCctctgagaaagtgtccccaggttccagttagagcagaacactggaggcagtgatgacagctggggacagacaaggcaaaggtgtctctggggctgagcaaagctggatgtgtttcaggaattcaaagggccaaggcctgagccccagcccctggccaggcagatcctgtccctccctccttgctcagggctcttcccgggatgggcactggcatgtggggatgtgcagtgccaagggcagcagcatggggcggcccctgccaggctgctgagcagggacaaggaggccatgaggccccaggcctgcaagggtcacttgtctcctgctcctggctcaggcccaggcccagcagccatggccaaagtgctgcccaagttggctctgtcagggcctggcagctgctgcccatgcctgtgccctgtgcagcccaggctgtgctacggtgtccctgccctgcgcctctgtccctgcaggctgtgctcatcccccggctgccccacctggctggccccttcctttgctgacagctctgcctcctgcctgcctctgcctgcccacacaaagccttgggctgatACCAAAAGGGTTCATTCCATTTTTACCCTGCCTGGGAACTTTGAGCACAGGAACAAGGCATGCAGGGGCTGCTTTCCCAGCAAGGATGgttggaagagaagaagaagacatCTGGCTCAAGGGTGCAGGGATAGAGAAAACAAGCACTGAATCTGGGAACTTGGGGTGGtttcttggtttggaaagacaggtgcctgctaaagaacGCAgaagcctcccctgaaatggagaatgcaaaccctccccacccctcctaattactatgaattttaaattaaggggctctctGGGAAAAGCATagaggagcaggaaataaccgttctttaatagggaaggaaaaaaaaaaaagaataaaagaaaacaacgcaatacactagaacaacactgacagagtcagaacccACCCTGACACCCTGTctgtcagggtgttggtagcagtccaattggaaaagtggctgcagttctcctgaagtgtcaggtgtggttctgttggagcagggggggtCCTGTAGCAAAAGCgtgtattcttcctctgcagttctgtggaagtagaagcaactgctgctcctctggagaatccagtgggaagctgTTCTGGTGTGTCAGAACttccagattatatctgggtagcaatgcttggctcctccctctgggcggagcatcttACAATGGGAAGTTATagctcttatcagccatgcagtgacattcaatagcctgttatcagcacatgtcctggggtgactgTTACCCCcgtttgt is a window encoding:
- the LOC132334682 gene encoding olfactory receptor 14J1-like; this encodes MSNSSSISHFLLLALADTRQLQLLHFCLLLGISLAALLGNGLIISAVACGHHLHTPMFFFLLNLALSDLGSICTTVPKAMHNSLWDTRTISYSGCAAQVFLFAFFISAEFSLLTIMCYDRYVSICKPLHYGTLLGSRACAHTAAAAWASAFLNALLHTANTFPLPLCHGNALGQFFCEIPHILKLSCSKSYLRELKVSVFTVCIAFGCFVFIVFSYVQIFRAVLRIPSEQGRHKAFSTCLPHLAVVSLFLSTIMFAHLKPPSISSPSLDLALSVLYSVVPPALNPLIYSLRNQELKAAVRTLMTGWFHKHQAAC